From the genome of Effusibacillus pohliae DSM 22757:
GCCCAAATCAAATTGCCCGCCACCAAACCCAATCCCCTGCGGGCGGATGAGATCAGGCGGTTTTTTGACGCCATCAACCCATCTACCATCACCGGAAAACGGGATTTTGTCATCTTTCAGCTGGCGCTTTTGACCGGTCTTCGTGCATCCGAACTTTCCGCTTTGACAGTCCATGACATCAATCTCGCAGAAGCGGTTCTCTACGTCCGTGACGGAAAGGGCCAAAAGGATCGGGTTGTTCCTTTGGCAAGCAGTCTTTGCACGCTTCTCGATGAATACCTCACCAGTGTCCGTCCAAAACTGGTGAAGGATCACAAATGCGACCATTTATTCGTGTCACAACGCCACCATCCTTTATGGGAAAGTGCCATCCGGGATTTAGCGATGCTATATGCCAAAAAAGCAGGCCTCACCTATCGGCAGGTGTCCCCGCACATTTTCCGGTATACATTTGCCACTCTCTTGGCACGAAAATCAAAAGCGGATATCACGGTCATCAAGGAGCTGCTCGGTCACTCCAACATTCAGACGACGGCACGATATGTGGGGGTTGTGGAGGAGGATAAGAGGAGGGCGGTGGAGGGGTTGGAGATGTAAAAAATGGTGAAGACCTGGAAAGCACGCTCTTACGTTGAACAAGATAAGAGCGACAATATCGTACTGAGTCACATTCCAGCTCGCTATGCTCTCTATTAAAGCAAATTCATGATGAATGTCTCACCCAATATTGTGATTAGCAGTAGCACAGACTCCCAATTCGTTTCCTTAAAAAACCACTTTGGGAAAGCTCCATACGTGATTCGATAATGGTATACGCTAAAAAGGCGGGTCTAACATATCGCCAATTCTTACCTCACATTTTCCGTTACACTTTCGCTACCTTGCTGGCTCGCAAGTCTAAAGCGGATATAACCGTGATCAAAGAACTTCTCAATATACAGACGACAGCAAGATACGTCGGTGTCGTCGAGGATGTTAAGCGTAGAGCAGTTGAAGCTTTGGATATGTAAAAGAGCCGGGACTGAAGTCCCGACCCTTAGCTGTTAGAAGTTATTACTTCGTAAGAGAATCAGCAGTGCTGGTTACGCTGTTGGCTGTAGCAGTGATATTGTATACAGTACCAGCAG
Proteins encoded in this window:
- a CDS encoding tyrosine-type recombinase/integrase, with the translated sequence AQIKLPATKPNPLRADEIRRFFDAINPSTITGKRDFVIFQLALLTGLRASELSALTVHDINLAEAVLYVRDGKGQKDRVVPLASSLCTLLDEYLTSVRPKLVKDHKCDHLFVSQRHHPLWESAIRDLAMLYAKKAGLTYRQVSPHIFRYTFATLLARKSKADITVIKELLGHSNIQTTARYVGVVEEDKRRAVEGLEM
- a CDS encoding tyrosine-type recombinase/integrase; protein product: MRFLKKPLWESSIRDSIMVYAKKAGLTYRQFLPHIFRYTFATLLARKSKADITVIKELLNIQTTARYVGVVEDVKRRAVEALDM